The Lacticaseibacillus rhamnosus DNA window TGGGGTTATTTGTGTTGCTAAAAAGTCATATTAATTAATCACTTTGCCGCCAGCGAGAATCCATAATCAAGCGAGCGGTAAACAAGCCCAGCGGTAAAAACATAATGATAAGTGCGGCACGCGTCATCCATTCGGCACCGACGCCAATATTATTCAATCCAATATTGTAAACTGCCCGGTAAATATACAAGCCAGGCACCATGATGACGATTGATGGCACTGTTAGCGAAATCCGCGGATAGCCATCAACGCGATTAATCGCCGATGCAATCAGCCCAGCCACCAGTGCGCCGATAAATGCCGCCGCAGCAGGGGGAATCGTATTGAGATCCACCAATTCAAGCCGCAACGTATTCGCCACTGCCCCAATCAACCCGGCCTGGATTGCCATTCGGCGGGGGCTGTTAAACATCACCGAGAATCCGAAGACCCCACAAAAGCTGGCAATGAGGCGATAAATCAAAAGAAGGACCGGACTCAAGCCTAAGTCGACAAAGTTTTCCGGGCGTAAATGGACAACCATCGCGACCAGCCAACCAACCAGCGAAGCCACAATGGTAATCATCAACGCATACAGTAGTCGTTCCATTCCCGAGCGCATATCCTGCTTCGAAATATCCAGCATACTGGTGATAAACGGGAAGCCCGGAATCACAAACAACATGGCGCCGATATACCCCGCTTCATGCCGCGCTGCAATGCCCAGTCCCATTTCCAATCCGCGAAAAGCGATAAAATAAACCAAACAGGCAACCGCCACACTGACACCGATACAAGCCAGCAGTGTCCAGTTACGCCGAATCATGATTTCACGCAGCCAATTACCGATCCCTGCACCAACAAAACAACAAACCATTTCGATAGGACCGCCGCCTAACAAAAAGACGAAAGCGCAACACGCCAAGGCTGCTGCCAATCCGGCGCGCAACGGATCGTAATTGCCAGACATTTTTTGAATTTGATCAAGTCGATGGTGAATATCCCGGACGGTTTGAGTCGCATACTCTTTGTCAAAATGACGCACAAAACGTTCCAACGCATCCAACTTATCAGTATTCACACCGCTTTTTGGCAGTGAAAGCACCTCAGAATAGGCATGGTTATTGCTAAAGCAGGTATACGATAAGGAAATTAGGCCAATATCTGCTGAACATGACATCCGCAATGCTCGAGCAACGGTGTTCATCGCCTCACGCACGCGCCACGCCCCGGTACCACACGCCAGCAACATGATCCCGACTCGGCCGACGAGTGACGCGCGCTCTTCAAGGGTGGCATGATCCGCTTGCCGCTCTTCGCTGACAATCACGTCATACCACGGAATCTGCATATGATGTTTTTCTGAAAGCGGTTGGTCTCCCCGATCCGCTTGGTTATCTTTTGCCTTCATAACTCGTGCTAATCCTTCTTCTTATAGGGATTGTCTTTTCCAAAAAAATTGAAAATAAACATTCACTATTCTAGCACAATTCATAACAGGGTGTATTTTTGACTTTTTGAAACTAACGGATTTGACCGCCTTATTCATGACAAGCACGCACAAACTAGCAATCATTTCTCGGTCTCAACTTATTGCATATGATGTTGGAATCGCTGCGCCAGAAAATGCCGGATTCGCAAAAAGCGACGGGGATCTTCCTTCTTCTGTCCATTGGCGATCCTTCGTAGCTCATCAATCGCATCTCGTCCTTCTTGACTCAACCGTACACTTTCAGTCGTGAGGATAAAATCAATTCTTAGTATCATCCGAAAAACATGCCGTCGTAATTCATAGCCATGGAAACCATCGCGGATAATCTCTTCCTTGGTTCTTTCCACAACTTCTTCAATATTCGTTTGGCGGATGAGCTGCGGTTGTTCATGTAATTCATGCAACAGGCAGTCGATATAGCCTTTTGTTTCTAATTCTTCCTCGTAATCCATACGCCGATCACCGCCTTTCATTTGATTAACTTGATCCGTATCGTTTTTTATGGTCATTTTCTTAAATAATGGGCATCGCCTTTTCGCTACTAAACGACAAAAGCGGTAAATACCGATTTATCGATGGTTAAACATCTTATCTGCAAAGTAATCCCAATAAGTCTTTGTGCCGGTGATAACAGATGCTTGGCCGGCTAATCCATAATAAAGGGACTGCCGCTGCGATTTAGATAATTTCACCCGCGCCTTGACCGTAAAGAAGTTACCAACTTTCGGATCGCGTGTTGGGGCGACGTCAATCGCATAAACCCGGCCATCTAATATGGTAGGGGTCGGCACATTCTCAGCAATTCGCAGGCGTACTTTCTGCCCACGCTTGATGCTCATGATCTCTGTCGGCGAAACGCCTAATTTTATGTCAGCAACCGTTTGTTCCGTTAAATCCGGCAGAATTCGTGCCAACACGCTTCCTGAAGGGACGTATTGATTCCCTGCCAAGGCAGTTTCTAAATGCAAAACGCCACTGGCACTTGCTTTGACATGATAGTTTTGAGTTTCATCATTCAAGGTAGCTAACTTAGCCTCGTCTGCTTGGACCTGTTGCTGAACCTTCGTCTGTTCCGCAACGGCTGTTTGCTGCAACCGACTTTGTAATGCGGTTAGATTAGCCTGAGTCTCTCCCGCTTTTTGAGCCGATACATCTGCTTGTTTTTGACCGGCCCGTTGCTGCTCTAAAGACGTCAAATTGGTTTGTTCCTCATCCAACTGTGTCTGTAATTGAGCAAGGTACTGGCGTTTAAGGTTCGCCTGTGCCTCCGCGTCGGTATTTTTTATCTCACTTTCATATTGTTGATAAAGGTAGTGATAGGCGTGGCGACTGGCCAAGGGTTTGTTCGCCTGAATCGCCGCTTTTGCCTCGGAGATAGCGGCCATTTTTGCTTGGCTCGTTTGGATACTGGCGCTTAGTAACCGATCAATCTCTTTGTTTTTTTCACTAGCGACGGTTTGGGTTGCCTGCTCAGCCTCTGCTGTCAGTGTCAGCACTCGCCGTTGACTCAGATAATCTTGCACCTGTTGTTGATAGCCGAATCGGTCTGCCTTTGAAAAAAGATCTTTGTTTTCGGTAACACT harbors:
- a CDS encoding threonine/serine exporter family protein — protein: MKAKDNQADRGDQPLSEKHHMQIPWYDVIVSEERQADHATLEERASLVGRVGIMLLACGTGAWRVREAMNTVARALRMSCSADIGLISLSYTCFSNNHAYSEVLSLPKSGVNTDKLDALERFVRHFDKEYATQTVRDIHHRLDQIQKMSGNYDPLRAGLAAALACCAFVFLLGGGPIEMVCCFVGAGIGNWLREIMIRRNWTLLACIGVSVAVACLVYFIAFRGLEMGLGIAARHEAGYIGAMLFVIPGFPFITSMLDISKQDMRSGMERLLYALMITIVASLVGWLVAMVVHLRPENFVDLGLSPVLLLIYRLIASFCGVFGFSVMFNSPRRMAIQAGLIGAVANTLRLELVDLNTIPPAAAAFIGALVAGLIASAINRVDGYPRISLTVPSIVIMVPGLYIYRAVYNIGLNNIGVGAEWMTRAALIIMFLPLGLFTARLIMDSRWRQSD
- a CDS encoding bacteriocin secretion accessory protein — protein: MMDPKKLATTEYYQHRFRNFSTMIIMPSTILFLGLLLFLIFARREVTVLTAAEIEPVKAAVTVQATAANRIVSNRMKEGKRVKKGETLLVYHDVANPTQIKLLKQQLATLKEQQQQLDVLKQSVTENKDLFSKADRFGYQQQVQDYLSQRRVLTLTAEAEQATQTVASEKNKEIDRLLSASIQTSQAKMAAISEAKAAIQANKPLASRHAYHYLYQQYESEIKNTDAEAQANLKRQYLAQLQTQLDEEQTNLTSLEQQRAGQKQADVSAQKAGETQANLTALQSRLQQTAVAEQTKVQQQVQADEAKLATLNDETQNYHVKASASGVLHLETALAGNQYVPSGSVLARILPDLTEQTVADIKLGVSPTEIMSIKRGQKVRLRIAENVPTPTILDGRVYAIDVAPTRDPKVGNFFTVKARVKLSKSQRQSLYYGLAGQASVITGTKTYWDYFADKMFNHR